One genomic segment of Hymenobacter psoromatis includes these proteins:
- a CDS encoding DMT family transporter, producing the protein MTLSFNPAWLYLLLASVMEVCWNYSLKYTSVAKIKAIDWSHFFAGSAGIVTLVPAICYVVFGVGNVFFFSKALNVIPASTAFAIWMGMALVGIKIVDTLVLKEAFQWAHVFYIGCILVGIIGLKRTA; encoded by the coding sequence TTGACTTTAAGCTTTAATCCCGCCTGGCTGTACCTGCTGCTTGCTTCCGTGATGGAGGTGTGCTGGAACTACAGCCTCAAGTACACGAGCGTCGCCAAGATAAAGGCGATTGACTGGTCGCATTTTTTCGCGGGTTCGGCGGGCATCGTGACGTTGGTGCCGGCCATTTGCTACGTGGTATTTGGCGTGGGCAACGTGTTCTTTTTCTCCAAGGCGCTGAATGTCATTCCGGCCTCCACCGCGTTTGCCATTTGGATGGGCATGGCGCTGGTGGGCATCAAAATAGTGGACACACTGGTGCTGAAAGAGGCTTTTCAGTGGGCGCACGTCTTCTATATCGGCTGCATTCTGGTGGGCATTATCGGACTGAAGCGCACGGCGTAG
- a CDS encoding DUF6624 domain-containing protein, protein MKYLFLSLLLWLIASAPAGAQRIAKPSARLNPPLKQELDSMYVQDQIFREALIDPAKTKQRDSLAQRYQLPANNVQGGLMSRMIRTDSSNLQRVRAIIKRFGYPGKSLVGTPTNEAAFYVIQHSSRIPEYLPLIKQAAEQGELPFRLYAMMLDRQLMYAGQPQVYGTQGRSFPNPNPTEKQQYFIWPIADPAHVNERRRQAGFDQTVEENAARLNIPYQVLTIEEVEKMPGYKK, encoded by the coding sequence ATGAAATACTTATTTTTAAGTTTGCTACTCTGGCTGATTGCCAGCGCCCCAGCGGGCGCCCAGCGCATTGCCAAGCCGTCTGCAAGACTGAACCCGCCGCTCAAACAAGAGCTGGACAGTATGTACGTGCAAGACCAGATTTTCCGGGAAGCCCTCATAGACCCGGCCAAAACCAAGCAGCGGGATTCGCTGGCCCAGCGCTACCAACTGCCAGCCAATAATGTGCAGGGCGGCCTGATGAGCCGCATGATACGCACAGATTCGAGCAACCTTCAGCGGGTGCGGGCGATAATTAAGCGCTTCGGCTACCCCGGCAAAAGCCTCGTGGGCACGCCCACCAACGAAGCGGCTTTCTACGTTATTCAGCATTCGAGCCGCATCCCGGAATATTTGCCGCTCATCAAGCAGGCTGCCGAGCAGGGTGAACTGCCCTTCCGCCTCTACGCCATGATGCTCGACCGGCAGCTGATGTACGCCGGCCAGCCGCAGGTGTACGGTACGCAGGGCCGCAGCTTCCCTAATCCTAACCCTACTGAAAAGCAACAGTATTTCATCTGGCCAATCGCCGACCCAGCCCATGTGAATGAGCGCCGCCGCCAAGCTGGCTTTGACCAAACGGTGGAAGAAAACGCGGCCCGCCTAAATATTCCCTACCAAGTACTGACGATAGAGGAGGTAGAAAAAATGCCGGGCTACAAGAAGTAG
- a CDS encoding DUF2721 domain-containing protein: MSTLSGTLTILSAMFTPAILVSACGSLIMATSQRLSRSLDRQREVAQRLRQNQQPVAPPATPDLAERIHLTQQLLFAIRRARLLQQAMTSLHLTLSIFIGSIFTIGIFELFNSSKAWIIALLSVAGALMLLFASVLLIRESSLARSDVDEETAYLTQFTRADQEHLSGTS, from the coding sequence ATGTCTACCCTCTCCGGCACGCTCACTATTCTGTCGGCAATGTTCACGCCGGCCATCCTGGTGTCGGCGTGCGGCTCGCTCATTATGGCTACTTCGCAGCGGCTGAGCCGCAGCCTCGACCGGCAGCGCGAGGTGGCCCAGCGCCTGCGCCAGAACCAGCAGCCAGTGGCCCCGCCCGCTACCCCCGACCTGGCCGAGCGCATTCACCTCACGCAGCAGCTGCTGTTTGCCATTCGGCGGGCGCGCCTCCTGCAGCAGGCCATGACCAGCCTGCACCTCACGCTGAGCATCTTCATTGGCAGCATTTTCACCATCGGCATTTTTGAGCTTTTTAATAGCTCCAAAGCCTGGATTATTGCTCTGCTGAGCGTGGCGGGCGCATTAATGCTGCTATTTGCCAGCGTGTTACTTATCCGCGAGTCGAGCCTGGCCCGCTCCGACGTGGACGAGGAAACCGCCTACCTCACCCAGTTTACCCGCGCCGACCAGGAGCATCTTTCCGGTACAAGCTGA
- a CDS encoding KdsC family phosphatase, with protein sequence MKHAELAAKARRIKLVLTDCDGVLTDGGVYYGESGEVLKRFNIRDGMGVERLRAVGVETGIVTGERSPSVQKRAEKLKISELHLGIKDKASLLAEILARTGLTAKQVAFIGDDTNDVPILGLVGLAACPGDATVFAREAADYRCRARGGHGAFREVAELIISCQGGRASVDEGPE encoded by the coding sequence ATGAAGCACGCTGAACTAGCCGCTAAAGCCCGCCGCATCAAGCTCGTCCTCACCGATTGCGATGGCGTGCTGACCGACGGCGGCGTGTATTACGGCGAAAGCGGCGAAGTGCTTAAGCGCTTCAATATTCGCGATGGCATGGGCGTAGAGCGTCTACGGGCCGTGGGTGTCGAAACAGGTATCGTCACCGGCGAGCGCTCGCCTTCGGTGCAGAAGCGCGCCGAAAAACTCAAAATCAGCGAGTTGCACCTCGGTATTAAAGACAAGGCGTCGCTGCTGGCTGAGATTCTAGCCCGCACCGGCCTCACGGCCAAGCAGGTGGCCTTTATCGGCGATGATACCAACGACGTGCCTATTCTGGGGCTGGTGGGGTTGGCTGCCTGCCCCGGCGATGCCACCGTTTTTGCCCGCGAGGCGGCCGACTACCGCTGCCGGGCGCGGGGCGGCCACGGCGCTTTCCGCGAGGTAGCCGAGCTGATTATCAGCTGCCAGGGGGGTAGGGCCTCTGTGGATGAAGGCCCGGAATAG
- a CDS encoding MafI family immunity protein encodes MGLLSWLGFERRAKRLNLDLALKVLVDEAQAFGLPNRDIANVNDMLEYAEHECAFDILVVQLYEYSISITEQYYQQVKAVAEALDSPEQQFNFIKELIR; translated from the coding sequence ATGGGTTTATTAAGCTGGCTTGGCTTTGAAAGGCGAGCCAAACGCTTGAATCTTGACCTAGCACTAAAGGTATTGGTCGATGAAGCACAAGCGTTTGGCTTGCCAAACAGGGACATAGCGAATGTTAACGACATGCTTGAGTATGCTGAGCATGAATGTGCTTTCGATATTTTGGTGGTGCAGTTGTATGAGTACAGCATCTCAATAACCGAGCAGTATTACCAACAGGTAAAAGCCGTGGCAGAGGCCTTAGACTCTCCTGAACAACAGTTTAATTTTATTAAAGAATTAATTAGGTGA
- a CDS encoding transketolase, with the protein MLRCALHDNDFMTSEKQDELKALALRVREHIVRLSTDGGCFTGASLSCADLLVYLYADFLNVHPGNLTDPERDYLFLSKGHDVPALYGTFAELGFMPKERLANHLKSNDSIYWHPNRSVPGVEFHSGSLGHLPSVALGVALDARMRGQNQKVIVITGDGELNEGTCWEALLVASAHKVNNLTIVVDRNHFQANIATEDLIPLEPLAPKFEAFGAVVKRIDGHDFAALEAAFTALPFSQDKPSVIICDTVRGRGLPSIERRADRWFCNFSSDEVIELLKELHSQEATILTSETLTVR; encoded by the coding sequence ATGCTTCGCTGCGCTCTGCATGACAACGATTTTATGACCTCCGAAAAACAAGACGAACTAAAGGCCCTCGCCCTGCGCGTGCGCGAGCACATTGTGCGCCTGAGCACCGATGGCGGCTGCTTCACCGGTGCCTCGCTGAGCTGCGCCGACCTGCTGGTGTACCTCTACGCCGACTTCCTCAATGTGCACCCCGGCAACCTCACGGACCCCGAGCGCGACTACCTCTTCCTCAGCAAAGGCCATGACGTGCCAGCCCTCTACGGCACCTTCGCCGAGCTGGGTTTCATGCCTAAGGAACGGCTGGCCAACCACCTGAAATCCAACGACTCCATCTATTGGCATCCCAATCGCAGCGTGCCGGGCGTCGAGTTTCATTCGGGCTCGCTGGGCCACCTGCCGAGCGTGGCGCTGGGCGTGGCCCTCGATGCGCGCATGCGCGGCCAAAACCAGAAAGTCATCGTGATAACCGGCGACGGCGAGCTCAACGAGGGCACCTGCTGGGAAGCCCTGCTGGTAGCCAGTGCCCATAAAGTAAATAACCTCACTATCGTGGTGGACCGCAACCACTTCCAAGCTAACATTGCCACCGAAGACCTCATTCCGCTGGAGCCCTTAGCGCCCAAGTTCGAGGCGTTCGGCGCGGTCGTGAAGCGCATTGACGGCCACGATTTCGCCGCGCTAGAAGCCGCGTTCACCGCCCTACCCTTCAGCCAGGACAAGCCTTCCGTCATTATTTGCGACACGGTGCGCGGCCGCGGCCTACCCAGCATCGAGCGCCGCGCCGACCGCTGGTTCTGCAACTTCAGCAGCGACGAGGTGATAGAACTGCTAAAAGAGTTGCACAGCCAGGAAGCCACCATACTCACCAGCGAAACGCTCACTGTTAGATAA
- a CDS encoding sterol desaturase family protein, which translates to MLETISQFYHGLNPVGRTTLITTPILLLAVVVLLVLERKYPYRKGLPFFREGLFVDLFWYTLVQSYFLQILIFGFIIAPLAAHFGARFHLVSDWPVATQVGFFVLTHDFYIYWFHRFQHNNAFFWRTHEAHHSGKQVDWLAGSRSHIVEIIINQTIEFAPIILLGANPIVVPIKALIDAVWGMYIHANINVKSGKLQYVINGPEMHLWHHADHEEVYFANFSTKFAVWDWLFGTAYLPENRKPERWGLPYAFPKDYFAQHAFSVYRFDEKALAERSTLFRFYHGTRWRALTWLGERLPPAKVLQGWEVPEDTTETVAALRPGGHPTGPTPPNQPNATPADSSRPVAAVAS; encoded by the coding sequence ATGCTAGAGACGATAAGTCAGTTTTACCACGGCCTGAATCCCGTGGGCCGCACCACGCTGATTACCACGCCGATACTACTGTTGGCGGTGGTAGTATTACTGGTGCTGGAGCGCAAGTATCCGTATCGCAAGGGCCTGCCGTTTTTCCGCGAAGGGCTGTTTGTGGACCTTTTCTGGTACACGCTGGTGCAGAGCTACTTCCTGCAAATCCTGATTTTTGGATTCATCATCGCGCCGCTTGCGGCGCATTTTGGGGCGCGGTTTCACCTAGTGAGCGACTGGCCGGTGGCGACGCAGGTGGGCTTTTTTGTGCTGACCCACGACTTCTACATCTACTGGTTTCACCGCTTTCAGCACAACAACGCGTTCTTCTGGCGCACCCACGAGGCGCATCACTCGGGCAAGCAAGTGGACTGGCTGGCTGGCTCGCGCTCGCACATTGTGGAGATTATCATCAACCAGACTATCGAGTTCGCGCCCATTATTCTGCTGGGGGCCAACCCCATTGTGGTGCCGATAAAGGCATTGATTGATGCGGTGTGGGGTATGTATATTCACGCCAATATCAATGTGAAATCGGGTAAGCTGCAATACGTTATCAACGGCCCCGAAATGCACCTCTGGCACCACGCCGACCATGAGGAAGTGTATTTCGCCAATTTCTCGACCAAGTTTGCGGTCTGGGACTGGCTCTTCGGCACCGCCTACCTGCCCGAAAACCGCAAGCCCGAGCGCTGGGGCCTGCCCTACGCTTTCCCGAAAGATTACTTCGCGCAGCATGCGTTTTCGGTGTATCGCTTCGATGAGAAAGCACTGGCCGAGCGCTCAACGCTGTTCCGGTTTTACCACGGCACCCGCTGGCGCGCCCTTACTTGGCTGGGCGAGCGCCTACCCCCCGCCAAAGTGCTGCAAGGGTGGGAAGTGCCCGAGGATACTACCGAAACGGTGGCGGCCCTGCGCCCCGGCGGCCACCCCACCGGCCCTACCCCCCCTAATCAGCCCAACGCTACCCCAGCCGATTCTTCCCGCCCTGTTGCTGCCGTCGCATCTTGA
- a CDS encoding YceI family protein yields the protein MSTTTATKWVLDPTHSEVHFKIKHLVISTVTGSFKTFAGTMQSAGDSFENAQVELTLNVDSIDTNNAQRDEHLRSELFFEAPQFPQIKFASTSFTKSGEGEYQLIGELTIRNTTKSVTLSVEHGGTAVDFSSKTRAGFEAAGKINRKEYGLTWGGVTEAGAIVLGDEVKLALNVQFIKQVD from the coding sequence ATGTCCACTACCACCGCCACCAAGTGGGTCCTCGACCCCACGCATTCCGAAGTGCATTTCAAAATCAAGCACTTGGTCATCTCCACCGTCACGGGTTCGTTCAAAACCTTCGCGGGCACCATGCAAAGCGCGGGCGACTCGTTTGAGAACGCTCAAGTGGAGCTGACGCTCAACGTGGATAGTATTGACACGAACAACGCGCAGCGCGACGAGCACTTGCGTAGCGAATTATTCTTTGAGGCTCCCCAGTTTCCGCAAATCAAGTTTGCCTCCACGTCCTTTACCAAAAGTGGCGAGGGTGAGTATCAGCTCATCGGCGAGCTCACCATTAGAAATACCACTAAGTCCGTGACGCTCAGCGTAGAGCACGGTGGCACGGCCGTTGATTTCTCCAGCAAAACCAGAGCAGGCTTCGAGGCCGCTGGTAAAATCAACCGCAAGGAATACGGCCTAACGTGGGGTGGCGTCACTGAAGCCGGGGCCATCGTACTCGGCGACGAGGTAAAGCTGGCCCTCAACGTGCAGTTTATTAAACAAGTTGATTAG
- a CDS encoding SDR family oxidoreductase, with protein MNFFDLTNKTAIVTGACGLIGQKHCEALALAGANVVVADLHLDKAREVAASLPGAVHLPLAVDVTLPESLTTARDTIIRQFGHIDILVNNAAINDMFENPAMAADLSKFENFPVATFRQVLEVNVTGVFLAAQVFGTPMAEQGHGSIINVASTYGLVGPDQSIYRNEAGEQTFYKSPSYPTTKGAVVNFTRYLAAYWGAKGVRVNTLSPGGVENSQDAFFVKQYSAKTPLGRMAAPTDYQGAVVFLASDASAYMTGANLVVDGGWTAI; from the coding sequence GTGAATTTCTTCGACCTAACCAACAAAACCGCCATCGTAACCGGCGCGTGCGGCCTCATTGGCCAGAAGCACTGCGAAGCCCTGGCCCTGGCCGGCGCCAACGTAGTAGTAGCCGACCTGCACCTCGACAAGGCTCGCGAGGTGGCCGCTAGCCTACCCGGCGCCGTGCACCTACCCCTCGCCGTAGACGTGACCTTGCCCGAGTCGCTGACTACTGCGCGCGATACCATTATCAGGCAATTCGGTCACATCGATATTTTGGTGAATAATGCCGCCATCAACGACATGTTTGAGAACCCGGCGATGGCCGCCGACCTCAGCAAGTTTGAGAATTTTCCGGTGGCCACGTTTCGGCAGGTGTTGGAGGTGAACGTGACGGGCGTGTTTCTGGCCGCCCAGGTTTTCGGCACGCCGATGGCCGAGCAGGGCCACGGCTCTATTATTAATGTGGCCAGCACTTACGGCCTCGTGGGGCCCGACCAGAGCATTTACCGCAACGAGGCCGGCGAGCAAACCTTCTATAAATCACCGTCCTACCCCACCACGAAGGGCGCGGTCGTGAACTTCACCCGCTACCTGGCGGCCTACTGGGGTGCCAAGGGCGTGCGCGTAAATACGCTCTCGCCAGGGGGGGTAGAGAATAGCCAGGACGCCTTTTTTGTGAAGCAGTACAGCGCCAAAACGCCGCTTGGTCGCATGGCCGCGCCCACCGACTATCAGGGCGCGGTAGTGTTCCTGGCCTCCGACGCTTCGGCTTATATGACGGGTGCCAACCTGGTGGTTGACGGCGGCTGGACGGCCATTTAG
- a CDS encoding alpha/beta fold hydrolase, with amino-acid sequence MDAPAVSAVRRNNVTITGAAGDAPVIIFLHGLGSDQSSWRRLAPAFEDRYRVVCLDLVGAGKSEAAAYDYAHYGSLRAHAADLLAVLRELGLYNVAFVGHSVSAIIGVLAAVAEPARFSRLVLLAPSPRFVNAEGYAGGFEQKDISELLAAMEQDYQGWSRGIAPVMMGPNNHELIMELTNSFFQTNPAIAQHFARVTFLADHRADLPLLTTPCLILQCAHDVIAPLSVGIYLHEHLANSQLVVIDTPGHCAHLTAPAQTLNEIEDFLETAAAYA; translated from the coding sequence ATGGATGCACCTGCTGTTTCCGCCGTGCGGCGCAATAACGTGACTATCACGGGCGCGGCCGGCGACGCGCCCGTGATTATTTTTTTGCACGGCCTGGGCTCCGACCAAAGCAGCTGGCGGCGGCTGGCCCCGGCTTTTGAGGACCGCTACCGGGTGGTGTGCCTCGACCTGGTGGGCGCGGGCAAATCGGAGGCGGCGGCCTACGACTACGCCCACTACGGCTCGCTGCGTGCCCACGCCGCCGACCTGCTGGCCGTGCTGCGCGAGCTAGGGCTCTACAACGTGGCATTCGTGGGGCACTCGGTGAGCGCCATTATCGGGGTGCTGGCGGCCGTGGCGGAGCCTGCACGGTTTAGCCGGCTGGTGCTGCTGGCCCCTTCGCCGCGCTTCGTAAACGCGGAAGGCTACGCCGGCGGCTTCGAGCAAAAAGACATCAGCGAGCTGCTCGCGGCAATGGAGCAGGACTATCAAGGCTGGTCGCGGGGCATTGCCCCGGTGATGATGGGGCCCAACAACCACGAGCTGATTATGGAGCTGACCAACAGCTTCTTCCAAACCAACCCGGCCATTGCGCAGCATTTTGCGCGCGTCACGTTTCTGGCCGACCACCGCGCCGACCTGCCCCTGCTCACTACCCCCTGCCTGATACTGCAATGCGCCCACGATGTGATTGCGCCGCTCTCGGTGGGCATTTATCTCCACGAGCACTTAGCCAATAGCCAGCTGGTCGTCATTGATACGCCCGGCCACTGCGCCCACCTCACGGCCCCCGCCCAAACCCTGAACGAGATAGAAGACTTTCTGGAAACCGCCGCCGCGTATGCGTAG
- a CDS encoding N-acetylneuraminate synthase family protein, producing the protein MSVVQIKKNRAIGLGQPCYIIAEIGINHNGSLDIAKQLIDAAVTAGADAVKFQKRTPELCVPKDQWEKMRDTPWGRMSYIDYKRKTEFGLEEYTAIDDYCKARGIDWFASCWDEPSVDFMEQFSPVMYKMASASLTDKPLLDRVRATGRPLMLSTGMSTQQEITDAVKYVGLDNLMIAHSTSAYPCPPQELNLRMIQTLQAQFPGTPIGYSGHETGLSTTVTAVALGANFVERHFTLDRAMWGSDHAASVEPGGLAKMVRDIRDTEAGLGDGVKVVYESEKEPLRRLRREVTAA; encoded by the coding sequence ATGTCGGTAGTTCAAATCAAGAAGAACCGCGCCATTGGCCTCGGCCAGCCGTGCTATATTATTGCCGAAATCGGCATCAACCACAACGGTTCGCTCGACATTGCCAAGCAGCTCATCGACGCGGCTGTGACAGCCGGCGCCGACGCCGTGAAGTTTCAGAAGCGCACCCCCGAGTTGTGCGTGCCTAAGGACCAGTGGGAAAAAATGCGCGACACCCCCTGGGGCCGCATGAGCTACATCGACTACAAGCGCAAAACGGAGTTTGGCCTCGAAGAATACACGGCTATCGACGACTACTGCAAGGCGCGCGGTATCGACTGGTTTGCCTCGTGCTGGGATGAGCCCTCCGTCGATTTCATGGAGCAGTTCAGCCCGGTGATGTACAAGATGGCCTCGGCCTCGCTCACCGACAAGCCCCTGCTCGACCGCGTGCGTGCCACCGGCCGCCCCCTCATGCTGAGCACCGGCATGAGCACCCAGCAGGAAATTACGGATGCCGTAAAGTACGTAGGCCTTGACAACCTGATGATTGCGCACAGCACGTCGGCCTACCCCTGCCCCCCGCAGGAGCTGAACCTGCGCATGATTCAGACCCTGCAAGCCCAGTTTCCGGGCACGCCCATCGGCTACTCGGGCCACGAAACCGGCCTGAGCACCACCGTCACGGCTGTGGCCCTGGGCGCCAACTTTGTGGAGCGCCACTTTACCCTCGACCGCGCCATGTGGGGTAGCGACCACGCGGCTAGCGTGGAGCCCGGCGGCCTGGCCAAGATGGTGCGCGACATCCGCGATACCGAAGCCGGCCTCGGCGACGGCGTGAAGGTGGTGTACGAGAGTGAAAAGGAGCCCCTGCGCCGCCTGCGTCGCGAGGTAACGGCCGCGTAA
- a CDS encoding transketolase family protein — MNYEQLIHETALADERLLVMTAENRALIRNLPGPLGPRFIDTGITEQTMIGAAAGLALRGRVPVVHALATFLTLRAFEFIRTDVGIPHLPVKISAFVPGFLSDGNGPTHQAIEDVSLMRGIPGMTVFAPADEQDMLVMLPAIWASPDPAYLRVNTRPATYEHAPYEMGKAEIVAEGTDVTILTYGMLFEQTLIARDLLTEAGYSVGLVNLRSLKPLDEAAVLKVVKGGSLVVTVEDHFQTGGLYSILAELLLANELTAKVLPLALKERWYKPGLLSEVLEYEGFTGQHIARRIGERLGDGEHTFGAKTKVVENVFAE, encoded by the coding sequence ATGAATTACGAACAGCTTATCCACGAAACCGCCTTGGCCGATGAGCGCCTGCTGGTGATGACGGCCGAAAACCGCGCCCTTATCCGCAACCTGCCCGGCCCGCTGGGCCCGCGCTTCATCGACACCGGCATCACGGAGCAAACCATGATTGGCGCTGCCGCCGGCCTGGCCCTGCGCGGCCGCGTGCCGGTGGTACACGCGCTGGCAACGTTCCTCACGCTGCGGGCATTTGAGTTTATCCGCACCGACGTGGGCATTCCGCACTTGCCGGTGAAAATCAGCGCCTTCGTGCCCGGCTTTTTGTCGGATGGCAACGGCCCTACCCACCAGGCTATCGAGGACGTATCGCTCATGCGCGGCATTCCGGGCATGACGGTTTTCGCGCCCGCCGACGAGCAGGATATGCTGGTCATGCTGCCCGCCATCTGGGCCTCGCCCGACCCCGCCTACCTACGCGTGAACACCCGCCCGGCCACCTACGAGCACGCGCCGTATGAAATGGGCAAAGCCGAAATCGTGGCCGAAGGCACTGACGTTACTATCCTCACTTACGGGATGCTCTTCGAGCAAACCTTGATTGCCAGGGACTTGCTCACCGAAGCCGGCTACTCGGTGGGCCTTGTGAACCTGCGCAGCCTCAAGCCGCTAGACGAAGCGGCTGTGCTCAAGGTAGTGAAGGGGGGTAGCCTCGTCGTAACGGTGGAGGACCACTTTCAGACCGGCGGCCTCTACTCCATCCTGGCCGAGCTATTATTAGCTAATGAACTCACCGCCAAAGTGCTGCCGCTGGCCCTAAAAGAGCGCTGGTACAAGCCCGGCCTGCTGAGCGAAGTGCTCGAATACGAAGGCTTTACCGGCCAGCACATTGCCCGCCGCATCGGCGAGCGGCTGGGCGATGGGGAGCACACCTTCGGCGCCAAAACCAAGGTGGTCGAAAACGTATTTGCCGAGTAG
- a CDS encoding aminotransferase class III-fold pyridoxal phosphate-dependent enzyme gives MNFQKSDDLYARAQKIMTPVTQTLAKGPGQYTKGAAPKYVKRGKGSHVWDVDGNEYIDYQMGIGPLSLGYAYPRVDDAIRAQLEDGITFSMMHELEVQVAELIHEIIPNAESIRISKTGADVCSAAVRVARAFTGRKDVLCCGYHGWHDWYIGTTSRDKGIPQESKDLVSAFEYNNLDSFKEMLTPDVACVILEPFIFDAPKDNFLHEVARLCKENGTLLIFDEMWTGFRIALGGAQEYFGIKPDLAVYSKACANGMPIALLTGRKDVMQLFEQDVFFFTTFGGEALSLAATIATISEMREKNVPAFLASQGNKLKEGYNKIAADLGLSQYTKCYGYDCRSIVTFDASAGNPLKTKAYVQQELFKRGILWGGFHNMSFSHTDEDVAKTLAAYGEVLPLLKDAIEKGDVSTRLEGEPLEAVFRKVTNAAPVKVK, from the coding sequence ATGAATTTCCAGAAATCCGACGACCTCTACGCTCGTGCGCAGAAAATCATGACCCCCGTCACCCAAACCCTCGCTAAGGGGCCGGGCCAGTACACCAAAGGTGCCGCACCCAAGTACGTGAAGCGCGGCAAGGGCTCGCACGTGTGGGACGTTGATGGCAACGAATACATTGACTACCAGATGGGTATTGGCCCGCTGAGCCTCGGCTACGCCTACCCCCGCGTGGACGACGCCATTCGGGCGCAACTCGAAGATGGCATCACGTTTTCGATGATGCACGAGCTGGAAGTGCAGGTGGCCGAGCTGATTCACGAGATTATCCCGAACGCCGAGAGCATCCGCATCAGTAAGACCGGGGCCGACGTGTGCTCGGCGGCGGTGCGCGTGGCCCGCGCCTTCACGGGCCGCAAGGACGTGCTGTGTTGCGGCTACCACGGCTGGCACGATTGGTACATTGGTACCACGAGCCGCGACAAGGGTATTCCGCAGGAAAGCAAGGACTTAGTGAGCGCTTTCGAGTATAACAACCTCGACTCGTTCAAGGAAATGCTGACGCCCGATGTGGCCTGCGTCATCCTGGAGCCGTTCATTTTTGATGCGCCCAAGGACAACTTCCTGCACGAAGTGGCCCGCCTCTGCAAGGAAAACGGCACGCTGCTGATTTTTGACGAGATGTGGACCGGCTTCCGCATCGCCCTCGGCGGCGCGCAGGAGTATTTTGGCATCAAGCCCGACCTGGCGGTGTACTCCAAAGCCTGCGCCAACGGCATGCCCATCGCGCTGCTCACGGGCCGTAAGGACGTGATGCAGCTGTTTGAGCAGGACGTGTTTTTCTTCACCACCTTTGGCGGCGAAGCGCTGAGCTTAGCGGCTACCATCGCTACCATCAGCGAGATGCGCGAGAAAAACGTGCCCGCGTTCCTGGCCAGCCAGGGCAACAAGCTGAAGGAAGGCTACAACAAAATCGCCGCCGACCTTGGCCTGAGCCAGTATACCAAGTGCTACGGCTACGACTGCCGCAGCATCGTCACCTTCGATGCCAGCGCCGGCAACCCCCTGAAAACCAAGGCGTACGTGCAGCAGGAGCTATTCAAGCGCGGCATTCTGTGGGGTGGTTTCCACAACATGAGCTTCTCGCACACCGACGAGGATGTGGCCAAAACCCTGGCCGCCTACGGCGAGGTCCTACCCCTCCTCAAAGACGCCATCGAGAAAGGCGACGTGAGCACCCGCCTGGAAGGCGAGCCGCTGGAAGCCGTGTTCCGCAAGGTGACCAATGCCGCGCCGGTAAAGGTGAAATAA